The Neurospora crassa OR74A linkage group I, whole genome shotgun sequence genome segment CTCCTTTGCATTACCGCCACTTTCTCTCATCCTCAATAGCCGATCCCATTCGGCTTCATTCCCCTCCTTCAACCCCCTATCAAGTTTTGCGCACACCTCGGCACACGCCTGTATCACATCCTCCTGGGGTGGGAACGAATACCGCGGATTTAAATACGTCGTGTCAAGGTAACAAACGTCAATCTTCTGTTGTTTTGTCTTCCCCGTCACCTTATCGAGCGTCTCCGGCTTCAATAACGGATGTTCCACATGCGCTGGACACGCCCTGAAGTCGCCACAGTGCAAAATCCTCTGTATCCTTCCCTCCTTGCCAACTTTCTTCTCGAATAAAAATAGCGAACTCCCCGGACAATGATTCGCCTCAATCATGGTGACCATCACAGCACCGCCCGTCTCGGGCACCGGCACCGTCTCCCCAAACTCCAGCTCGACGACGTACTTGGCCGCTGTCCGCAATTGCATCTTTACCAGCGACCCGGTCACTTTGCTGCAGTAGATAGGTCCATGTACCCAGCTGGCGGAGAGGCCCATGTAGTGATCGCTGTGGAAGTGGCTAAGAAAGTAGGCCTTGCAGCCTTGGACGGCGCCGTAGCGGAAAGCGTCAACACATATTGAAAAGTTGGGCATTATTTTGTAGAAGGGGCAGGTTCGTTTGTAAGCGGGCATTCCCCGAGAGGCAGActcggcggcagcggcagtggcCCAGGCGGCTGATTCGGCGTGGGAGGACATTAGTTTGCTGAAAGCTGAGCTGCCAGTTCCTTTAAGTTTCACATCAGGGCCAGAGTTATGATCGTCGTTGTCGCCAGGGAGCGTAAAGGGATTTGCTTGTCCTGGgcgggcgacggcggcgcgAGAAGCGAAGCGTTTGCTACCTTCTGTGAGACCCGCCATCATATTATCCATCGAATTTGCGCTCTCCTGCACTTCCTCCTTAACATTGGGTACTCGTAGGTCTGCGGCTGTTTGATTTGGAGGGGGAAATGGCGAGGGGTTCCCGTCAAGACAAGCGTTGACGTGAGCGGTGGCCTGGTCGCTTGTTACGCCGGTGAGACTTGCGTTGCATATGGGGCAGCTTTCTGTAATGACATCCGGGTTCGCCGGGGGAAATGTTagatcatcatcgtcctcaaTCTCATCGATAAATCCGGCATCGTCCAACATCAGTTCGCCAtaaccatcatcatcctgtCCGATGAAACCTCGCCGCTCTTCTGCTTCAAGCCTGGCTTGCTCCTGCACGTACCGCTTCTCTCTCAGTTCCTCGCCTTGAAGGTCGTTGTGGTGGTTTTCCTTGTCTTCTTGTGGGTCCTTATCGATTTGATCTGCACCGTCTTTTGCCGGTTCGTCTTCCTGTTTTGTTTGGGTGTCCGCTCTAGCACCGGATGTCTCTTGTCGTAAAAGAGGAACTATAGGCTTCTTCGTAACTTTTTTCAACGTCTCGACTTCCGTCTTGTCGGCTGATTCATCCCTTTTCTCCCTTCCCTCGTAATCTGATAAACCCGCAGACTTGACAGGAGCAGCGCTCccctccaccgcctccgccccatcctcatcctcctcgtccgaaTCGTCCAAGAATGGACCTCTCCTCGGATTCCTAACCAACTTTGCGCTTTGCGCGCCGCTACTATGCGGCACCGCCAGAATTTCTCCCTTCATTTCCTCACTCTGCAGTTTCACCTCCTCTTGCtccgtctccttcttcacctgAACTGCATCCGCCTTCACCCTCTTTCCCtttgtctcctcctccaaaccaTCAGGAGTGAGACTTCTCTTCTTAGTCGGCCCCCCAACGTCATTGAGCTGCTTCTCAACCTTTTCTGCCTCCTTCAAATCAACACCGCCACCTTCAACTTCTGCCTCAAATCcaccctcaccctcaccctcctcaccttcaaccccaaccccatcaATCCCTTGCAGATCCTCAGCCGTCACCCCACCCTCACCAATGAAAAGGGTCTCATCCGCCGCCTTCTTGAAGTAAGTTAGGATACTCGCATTCGGCTTCGGTTTTGGCTTCGAGGAGATGGGCGTCTTGgtaatataccctttatttCGGGCAGACTTGACGGGAGTTTTGGAGGAAGAGCTGGTCAGTTTCCCGgcggaggatgatgatgataactTTGGTGGCATAATTTCAGCTTCCAAGTGTAGAAATCGATGCCGCGCTTTTTGTTATGCTGATTTGATGGTGAAGTGATTGGAGATTTGCGCGCCGTTGCTATAACTGAATCGAAAGGGGATGTTGGTGAACGAGATCGATGCTGGAGATGATGCCGGTGATGGAATGAGGAGATGGGACAGGTTGACTGAGCCGGAGTTGTGGGTTAGTACCTATTCAGTCGCAGTGGCGAAGACATGCATGATGGATCTGCAAGCGGGCAACAAACGGGCAGCAAACGGGCCCGGCAAAGAACGCGAGGGGCAAATCTGCGTTGGTAGGGAAGCAACAAACGCCAAAAAGCGTCGCGAAGTCACGTGAGACTAGAGTGGCCCTTCAACAAAGAATCGCCAGAATCAAGACAATTGAATTGACGCGCGAGCGATCAACTATCCTTTCAAAGTCTGTCGACTTCGAAATTTTTGTCTATGGGTATTTCCCCGCAATCATAAGCCGCTGCATAATATCTGAACCAAATACTGTGTACGCTACACGAGCCACGCCCATGTCTCCATTCAGTCTTGTCAACGCAGACCACCTTTTTGTTTCTCGAGACGGCATATGAAAGTCCTGCCATGAGTGACATTCTCGGTTGATGAACGCCTTCGAAAGAAACCAACCATATATCTCAAAACACAAGTAGCAAAAAAACGCTCCTTAACTGAATAATAAAACTGCTTTTATTCTCCGCTTCCCATCGGTCCAGGGGAGAGCATATCGCACTTGCTCAGATCCCCAAATCCTCATAACCCTCCCACACAGTTTGCATTATAGAGGCTTTCTATTCCTTTTCAGCAAAAGCCTCTTCTATTTCATGACCCATTCTACACGCCCAAAGGTATTTTattcctcggcctcctcaccatcctcctcgaCCTGGTCCaactcctcagcctcctcgtcGAGGCTGCCGGCGGGGACCTCGTACAGACGAAGAATGTTCTTGTTAGGGTCCTTGACGAGGACGAACTTGGCGTCCTCAGACTCGGACTTGAGGCACATGTCGGCAATGGTGCGGACAATACCCCAGCCGTTGGAGAGCTGGAGGTTCATCTGATTGGCGAAGTCCTTGGGCTTCCAGCCAACGACGCCAAGAATAACGTGCTTGTCGTTGACCTTGGGGTTGACGCGGGAGACGAAACTATcggggaaaaagaaagagtgGTTAGTATTGAGAATTGATCAACATAAGGCGCAAAACTTACCCAAGCTTCATGACGTCGGCCTTGGCGAGAATGGACTGGACAGTCCACCTGGCGAGCTTGCAGCTGTTGTTCTTCATCTCAGTAGCGACAACGGCACCACGCTGGGATGCGAGCTTGGTCCTCCAGTCGAGGGCACCGCCAGCGCCCTGGGCCTTGCTATCCCACTCGTTGAGGGCGTGCACGGTAACGAGCTGGTTCTTGCCGTCGGTGGCATTCTTCTGAACAGCGTCGATCTCAGTACGAACAACCAAGAAGGTGGACTCCTCCTCGCTGGTGGAGAGGTCAAAGCGGCGGTACTTGTAGGCCTTGGAGGCAGGGGGAACGTTCTCCTCGGAGGCGTTGTAGAAGGGGTTCTCGTGGGCCATGTTGACCTTCTCGGACTCGTTCTCGACGACAACCTGGTTGGCGAAGTTGTGGTTGATGAAGGTGGCCTCCTCGGCAAGGGCGTGGGGCTGGTTGATGCCATCCTTGGAACCCTCGGAAGCGTCGAGCGGAGCGTCGGCGGCGTTCTCGTTGACGGTGACAAGGTCGAGAGCGGCGTTGTCGCGCTTGTCGAAGAAGATCTTGTTGCCCTGGCGGGAAATGACGATATCCCAGGGAGCGACGGAGCGGGGAGCGCACATAAGCATGGAGAGGATGTTGTCGGTGGCGAAGATGGTGGCTTCGTCCTTCTCGGCGAGCTCCTGGATGACGGGGTCGGAAGAAGTGGTGACGTTGTAGGCAGCACGGTCGATGGCAGCGAGCCTGCGCTCGGCGTTCTTGACCACGGGCTTGTCGTAGGAGCGGTCGTAGGCGTAAAGGAAACCGTAGTCATCGACATCCTCACCCTCGTCGGTCTCGAGGTTGAGCTTGCTGAGACGGTTGTAGTCAATCTCCTCAATCAACTTCCAGTCACCCTTGATGTTGATCGAAGCATCACGGTTGCGCTGGGGCTTGTCATAATCCTTCCAGCCGAAGCGGCGACCGCGAGCACCAGTGTTCTGGCGGCCACCGCGGCCACCGTCGTAGCCACCACCGTACTGCTGACCACCGCGACCTGTCCTCTGGAAGGTCTGACGGCCACCACCCCTGCCAGCCTGGGCGCCAGCACCGCCGCGTTGGCCACGGCCTCTAGTAAAGACAGCACCACGACCGAAGCGGGTCTTGCCAGTATCCTTGACGTTGGAGACAACGGAGAAGGAAGACTCGTCCTCGGCGACGGGGGGCGCAAAGATGGAGGTGGAACCGGCGCCGTAGATCTGCTGGTCTGGAGTGGGAAGTTAGTAAACATCATCACTCTCATCCAGACCTCAAAAGGGTCATGAAGAGGACAGAGGCCGGCTAGGATAACGCACCACGGAAGTTCCTGTTGTACTGCTGGCGACCGCCACGGCCGTCGCGACCATCCTTGGAATCGGCAGTCCAGTCAGCCATGCGGCCGAGCTTGTCGCCCTTGGAGTAGGGAGCGTAGGGGACGCCATTGAGAGTGGtctcggtggtgatggcggggCCCCAAGTGGCACCCAGGTCGGGGAGGGAGTCGATGAGGTCGACGAGGCCCGAAAGGCCAGGAGTAGGGTTTGTCATGATTTGGCTGTCGTATGTGGGCGATGAAACGATATCGGAATAATATCGATAGTCGGGACCTGGCGCAAGTTGGCAAAgacaaaaataaaaagaggaCCCAGGACTCGGAGGGGTTGCTTCGAATTCGCCGGGGCTGTGTCGCTGTGGGATTCTGCTGTCCGGGCCGTGCAGCAAATTGCCCCAAAACTCAGAAATTCGCAGGGTGGGGTAATTGTGTGGTGTGGGGCTCTCCGTACCTAGCtccttacctctacaccGTGGCGGGCATGGGGGTTCACCGACGAGCAACTGACCAATCAGTATCTTGGATTTCAGGTAAGTAGGTTCACCGTCTTCACCCTAGCAAGCCCAACGCTCATGTTGTCACCATTTCCGGTACACCTTTCTTTGACATCTTTTGTTGGCCTTTGCTCGGTGTTGCTAGTATTATTCTGACACTTCCCTCTCGAGAGGGCTTGGATTCCATCATGCCCTGAATGGCATTTTGAGGCCGGTTCAGTGATAACTGATTTAGTTTCCAGCTTGTCTAAACATGGGTAGGTAATGTTTACAAAAAGATACCTGCCAAGGCCTCCCTCATCAGTCGTCGAGCCAGCTATTATAGGCGACCGCACCAGCACCGTCCTCTCAAAAATCCTCAAACACTCTTCCATCCGGCTTTGTCGAAAACAGATTCTCCAACGCATCCCTAACCTCAAACTCTTCCATCACAGCTCCAAACCTACAACCACGCCGAAGAAACAAATTAGCAATCCATTGCTTCACTTTGACAGACACAGGCAAAGGAAAGCATTTTCGGCAACTGAAAGGCAAAACCTACCCGTAACACCGAACCTTGCTCCCCAACTCCTCCGTCAACCGCGCAAAGTCCTCCAGCTGCAACTCGGCAAGCCGCGGATGAGCGAGGATCATCCCCCAAGCCATGACAGGAGTGATCTCCCCGTCGAGATCTAGCCGCTTGCTTAGGTCGAGCAGCGTAGCCAGGTCGGCTTTGCTGAGTTCCCATGTGCGCTGACCACCACCGCTTATGCTAGTAGGCATCGGGGGGTGACCGTGAGCGTGAGCGTGAATGGTGTTGGTGTGCCCGAAAGGGCTCTCTGGCGATAGCTCGGAGAAGGGCTCGGGGGGACAGGAAGCCATGAGTGCGTGGCCGCAGGGCTCTCGCTGCGCTCTGTCTTCGGTGCCGGTTCCTCGTTCTAGTAGCCATGTCATGTGTTCCATGCATGGACGCTCGAGTCTAAAAAAAGGTAGAACCAAGGGGCACTTGTTAGTTGCTTTtgttcccttccctttttctctcGTGTATCAGAAAGTTGTCGAACCCTCCAGCATTGAAGACGAGCAACATGGATCTCCGTTTCTCCCTTGTTTCTGCCGACTGGGGTTCGAAGGAGGTGGGAACTCGTACGTTAACACAAAATCAATACCGGCTTGATCATAATCCAAATCTGGATCCCTCTTTGATACCATAACACCTGCGCCATCTCCCAAAACGGTGTTGAAATCTCTCGGTCCCCCGAGGGGTGGACGGTAAGCCGGCGAGGTCGTCGTAGatgaaggtggtgatgggaagGTGGTTTGGCTGGACGGCCCCCCCGGTAGGTAGCTTTCGCTTCCCAACATGCTGGAGCTGGAAGTGTATCCAGGGCTCGGCCCGCTTGGACTGCTAACCATTTGGTCAAAGAAGTTTGTGTCGGCAGCAATTGGATCGCCGGCCGCGTCGTTCTGGGCTAGCTTAGCTTTCAGCCGCCGGTTCTCTTCGGCAAGACGCTCCTTGTCTTGTGAGATGGTTCCAAAGATCTCCTTGAGACGCAGAACTTCATCTTCGAGGGCTTTGATGTATAGCTCTTTTCGTTCGCGGTGCGTTCTTCATAGGTGGTCAGCAGGTATCGAGGTGTTGGGGAACATTTGGAGAAGCATACCGTTGTGCCTGCCTGTTCAGCTCTTGACGTCTTGTGAGTGCTGGCTTGCTGTCCGGCTTGGGGCCACGCCGTTTCGGTGTTTGACCATCTATATACCCA includes the following:
- a CDS encoding bZIP-type transcription factor, variant; protein product: MTSSLPLQPLATYAEDPHSGPDSNPLSTLNLTILKSLSDKKTRDGQTPKRRGPKPDSKPALTRRQELNRQAQRTHRERKELYIKALEDEVLRLKEIFGTISQDKERLAEENRRLKAKLAQNDAAGDPIAADTNFFDQMVSSPSGPSPGYTSSSSMLGSESYLPGGPSSQTTFPSPPSSTTTSPAYRPPLGGPRDFNTVLGDGAGVMVSKRDPDLDYDQAGIDFVLTLERPCMEHMTWLLERGTGTEDRAQREPCGHALMASCPPEPFSELSPESPFGHTNTIHAHAHGHPPMPTSISGGGQRTWELSKADLATLLDLSKRLDLDGEITPVMAWGMILAHPRLAELQLEDFARLTEELGSKVRCYGFGAVMEEFEVRDALENLFSTKPDGRVFEDF
- a CDS encoding DNA cross-link repair protein pso2/snm1, with the protein product MPPKLSSSSSAGKLTSSSSKTPVKSARNKGYITKTPISSKPKPKPNASILTYFKKAADETLFIGEGGVTAEDLQGIDGVGVEGEEGEGEGGFEAEVEGGGVDLKEAEKVEKQLNDVGGPTKKRSLTPDGLEEETKGKRVKADAVQVKKETEQEEVKLQSEEMKGEILAVPHSSGAQSAKLVRNPRRGPFLDDSDEEDEDGAEAVEGSAAPVKSAGLSDYEGREKRDESADKTEVETLKKVTKKPIVPLLRQETSGARADTQTKQEDEPAKDGADQIDKDPQEDKENHHNDLQGEELREKRYVQEQARLEAEERRGFIGQDDDGYGELMLDDAGFIDEIEDDDDLTFPPANPDVITESCPICNASLTGVTSDQATAHVNACLDGNPSPFPPPNQTAADLRVPNVKEEVQESANSMDNMMAGLTEGSKRFASRAAVARPGQANPFTLPGDNDDHNSGPDVKLKGTGSSAFSKLMSSHAESAAWATAAAAESASRGMPAYKRTCPFYKIMPNFSICVDAFRYGAVQGCKAYFLSHFHSDHYMGLSASWVHGPIYCSKVTGSLVKMQLRTAAKYVVELEFGETVPVPETGGAVMVTMIEANHCPGSSLFLFEKKVGKEGRIQRILHCGDFRACPAHVEHPLLKPETLDKVTGKTKQQKIDVCYLDTTYLNPRYSFPPQEDVIQACAEVCAKLDRGLKEGNEAEWDRLLRMRESGGNAKEGQDVSQFFGYNSKRKGDGSITSNPTPPEEEQQAETKPPPNAFTALTSSSTIRKNRLLVVCGTYSIGKERICVAIAQALRSKIFASPSKIRITKQLDDPELSSLMTADPREAQVHMQALGEIRADTLAEYLELHRSNGFSRIVGFRPSGWSYRPGSGSNNNQNSHEIQLPPDIDTGPPASVPVTASLPPSSLPTTHLLHGNRFRPRFFAQNVVPQRGSGREAMCFGVPYSEHSSFRELALFLMALRVEKVVPTVNVGSEASRARMKGWIDRWVGERRRGGLVRILHEQEGGKGEKGEDTKGQKFWDGKDASGGEVYW
- a CDS encoding eukaryotic translation initiation factor 3; amino-acid sequence: MTNPTPGLSGLVDLIDSLPDLGATWGPAITTETTLNGVPYAPYSKGDKLGRMADWTADSKDGRDGRGGRQQYNRNFRDQQIYGAGSTSIFAPPVAEDESSFSVVSNVKDTGKTRFGRGAVFTRGRGQRGGAGAQAGRGGGRQTFQRTGRGGQQYGGGYDGGRGGRQNTGARGRRFGWKDYDKPQRNRDASINIKGDWKLIEEIDYNRLSKLNLETDEGEDVDDYGFLYAYDRSYDKPVVKNAERRLAAIDRAAYNVTTSSDPVIQELAEKDEATIFATDNILSMLMCAPRSVAPWDIVISRQGNKIFFDKRDNAALDLVTVNENAADAPLDASEGSKDGINQPHALAEEATFINHNFANQVVVENESEKVNMAHENPFYNASEENVPPASKAYKYRRFDLSTSEEESTFLVVRTEIDAVQKNATDGKNQLVTVHALNEWDSKAQGAGGALDWRTKLASQRGAVVATEMKNNSCKLARWTVQSILAKADVMKLGFVSRVNPKVNDKHVILGVVGWKPKDFANQMNLQLSNGWGIVRTIADMCLKSESEDAKFVLVKDPNKNILRLYEVPAGSLDEEAEELDQVEEDGEEAEE